A single genomic interval of Coccidioides posadasii str. Silveira chromosome 1, complete sequence harbors:
- the SKN7 gene encoding kinase-regulated stress-responsive transcription factor skn7 (antiSMASH:Cluster_1.4~SMCOG1008:response regulator~EggNog:ENOG410PIDV~COG:K~BUSCO:5976at33183), whose protein sequence is MENTQSGGGTSTGNSSDFVRKLYKMLEDPSYAQIVRWGDDRDSFVVLECEKFTKSILPKHFKHSNFASFVRQLNKYDFHKVRQNNEETGQSPYGPGAWEFKHPEFKADNKDSLDNIRRKAPAPRKPPQSAEDSIPTQQLDLMNQQIVAQQQQFQHLADRFAVDQQLMMQEIRRVQKTVLGHEQVIHYMMTFLHSVDARQRRENRAAAAAFQGQPGSSELSPAQAQAQNDEPASPLQHAMKLLSEMNSEIQFNLSSLESMGEMQNRLPGAVPTPPLDQTQRNGTVRPPTSTGPASAMAFPKLNGDLEQVVYPVGVTNGIDPMYGDHINSIPYTMSTKEADPSDPRRQFVDRKKSTGTSTYADPGWIRSPHILLVEDDQTCRQIGGKFLYSFSCVIDTAFDGLEAVNKIQSGSKYDLILMDIIMPNLDGVSACSVIRRFDATPIIAMTSNIRSSDIELYFQNGMNDVLPKPFTRQSLLNMLEKHLVHLKNIPTAIDATQSAPPTAIPQNSATQSVKEETTPGQSPGTSIGNWQSPAQFPGVSPINVSIPNQFMQQQAGAPATPFTIDQNGGIQYPGNQMGSMNVATAPRTSHRRQMSDISSGADAHNLAKRQRMFATPANNTVVNPMQTNRMP, encoded by the exons ATGGAAAATACTCAGTCCGGAGGTGGTACCTCCACAGGAAATTCTAGCGACTTC GTCCGAAAGCTCTATAA AATGCTAGAAGATCCTTCATATGCGCAGATAGTACGATGGGGCGACGACAGAGACAGCTTCGTCGTTCTGGAG TGCGAAAAATTCACCAAATCAATTCTCCCGAAACACTTCAAACACAGCAATTTTGCGAGTTTCGTACGGCAGCTCAACAAATATGACTTCCACAAGGTTCGCCAGAATAACGAGGAGACTGGGCAATCACCATATGGCCCCGGT GCATGGGAATTCAAGCATCCCGAATTTAAAGCGGACAACAAGGACTCCTTGGATAACATTAGAAGAAAAGCTCCTGCCCCCAGAAAGCCTCCTCAGTCCGCCGAAGATTCCATCCCCACACAACAACTCGACCTGATGAACCAGCAGATCGTTGCTCAACAACAACAGTTTCAGCATCTAGCCGATCGTTTTGCTGTTGATCAACAGCTCATGATGCAAGAAATCCGTAGAGTCCAGAAAACCGTCTTGGGCCACGAGCAAGTCATTCATTACATGATGACCTTTTTACACTCCGTGGACGCTCGTCAAAGAAGAGAGAATCGcgctgctgcagctgctttCCAAGGGCAGCCTGGTAGCTCTGAGCTAAGCCCAGCCCAAGCCCAAGCCCAGAACGACGAACCTGCATCTCCTTTGCAGCACGCCATGAAACTCCTGAGTGAAATGAATTCTGAGATTCAATTCAACCTGAGCAGCTTAGAATCGATGGGCGAAATGCAGAACAGACTCCCTGGAGCTGTGCCAACTCCGCCATTGGATCAGACCCAGCGAAACGGGACTGTGCGGCCTCCTACCTCGACTGGCCCTGCTTCTGCCATGGCATTCCCGAAGCTTAATGGTGATCTCGAGCAGGTGGTATATCCAGTTGGCGTCACTAATGGCATCGATCCGATGTACGGTGACCATATCAACAGTATTCCCTACACTATGTCGACCAAAGAAGCGGATCCGTCCGACCCAAGGCGTCAATTTGTGGACAGGAAAAAGAGCACGGGAACTAGTACGTACGCAGATCCAGGTTGGATTCGAAGCCctcatattcttcttgttgaggATGATCAAACATGTCGTCAGATTGGTGGAAAATTTCTCTATTCATTCTCTTGTGTGATCGATACCGCT TTCGACGGCTTGGAGGCAGTCAACAAGATCCAGAGCGGGTCAAAGTATGATCTTATCCTTATGGATATTATCATGCCGAACCTAGACGGAGTGTCGGCGTGCAGTGTGATTCGAAGATTTGACGCGACCCCAATCATTGCAATGACATCGAATATCCGCAGCAGCGATATTGAACTTTATTTCCAGAATG GCATGAATGATGTTTTGCCGAAACCATTTACTCGACAGAGTCTCCTAAACATGTTGGAAAAGCACCTTGTTCATTTGAAGAACATTCCCACCGCCATTGACGCGACCCAATCGGCCCCTCCCACTGCCATCCCTCAGAACTCCGCGACCCAGTCAGTTAAAGAAGAGACAACACCCGGTCAATCCCCCGGCACATCTATTGGGAACTGGCAGTCACCTGCACAATTCCCGGGAGTGTCTCCAATTAACGTCAGCATACCAAATCAGTTCATGCAACAACAAGCCGGGGCTCCTGCAACCCCTTTTACAATTGATCAGAACGGCGGTATTCAATATCCTGGGAACCAGATGGGGTCCATGAATGTTGCAACAGCCCCTCGAACCTCGCATCGGCGACAGATGTCAGATATATCCAGCGGTGCTGATGCCCATAATCTTGCCAAGAGACAAAGAATGTTCGCGACGCCTGCCAACAATACCGTTGTGAATCCGATGCAGACCAACAGAATGCCCTAG